In the bacterium genome, ATCGATGTGGTACCGGTAGAACTGGTAGGCCTCATCGGGGTGTTTGGTGGCGGCGAAGATCACCCGCGCCGAAGCCACGAGCAGGGTCGCCGGGCGCTTGAACCGCGGGAGCGCGCCCATATCCCACCGCAGGCCGTTCACGTGGCTGTAGTCCAGGACCTTCCAGTGGCCGTTGAGGTCCATCGCCACGCGGCGCGACTGCATCAGGATCTCGGTCGCGGGCATCTGCGAGCTCGCCGCCGGGGTCGGCGCCACGTGGTACTTGTGGATCAGTTCCGCGAGCCGCTGGATCGGCTCCACGGCCTGCGGATCGGACAGCGTGAGCCGCGTCCCGAGATCGTTGGCAAAGTTGCCGTAGTTGCTCCAGACCAGCGGGAGATAACTCGTGGGCGCGGTGTTGATCGAGATGCCGTACGTGGCGATGTTGTTCGGATCGAACCGGGGGCTCGTGGCGTCTTTCCCGTTGCGGTCCCGCGTGAGTTTCCGCGCGATCTCGAGGAACTGATCCCACCCCCAGGCGTCCTTGGGGTCCGCGGGCGGATGAGGCACCTTCGCGGCGTCGAAGAGGTCCTTGCTGTAATAGAGCACCGAGATCTCCCCGATCGACGAGCCCACCACCTGGTTCCCAAACCGGTAGAACGCGTTGGGCAGGAGCTGCGAGGGATCGGCCTTCACGTACTTGGACAGGTCCATGAGCCGGCCGGCCTGGGCGTAGGCAAAGGCCACGGCCCCGGTGACGTAGGCGGCGTCGGGCGGATCGCCGGACGCCAGCATCGCCGTGAGTTTCTCGGTGTACGTGTCGCCGGTGGTTGGAATGTACTGCGGCGTCACGTGGATGTCCGGGTGGGCCGTGTTGAACGAGTCGATCATGTGCTCGACGCCGTTGCGCTCGTTGATCGATCCCCAGAACACGAATCGCAGTTCCACCTTGCTTCCCGCCGCGCGGGCGGTCCGGACCGGCCGGCCGCTCCCAAGGGCGCCCAGCATCGATCCCGCCGCGGACGCGCCGGCCAGTTGGAGGAAACGCTTTCTCGTGATCGCAGGTCGCACGCGCTTCATGCCTCCATCCCCCTTTTGTCCGGCATACCGGACAGCGTACGGCATGTCGAGTGAAACGTGTGCGTGAGCAGCCGGAAGATTCCCTCCTCGCCGGACGCCCGGCAAGAGGACTCCCCGCGCGGACCGTCTAACCGGGTGCGTCGCGCTGGTTGATCTACCGGAAGCCGTCCGGGATACCGGACGCGGTCCGGCGAACGGCGGACCTGGAGGTCCGAGTGCACAGGCACGAGACGGCCTGGGCGTGGCTCTTCGTGGCGCCCGCGGTGCTCGGCTTCGTCCTGTTCGCGATCGGCCCGATCGCGGCGAGCCTCGTTATGTCGTTCACCGACTGGCCGATCATCAGCGCGCCGTCCTGGGTGGGCGCCGGCAACTACCTCCGCCTATTCCTGCGGGACCCGTTGTTCTGGACGTCGCTCAAGGTCACCGTCGTCTACGCCGCGTGCAGCGTCCCGCTGGGGATGGCCGTCGCGTTCGGGCTGGCGGTGCTGCTGAACCAGCGCATCCGGGGGCTCGGCCTCTTCCGCACGGTCTTCTACCTGCCGTCGATCTTTCCGGTCGTCGCGAGCAGCGTGCTCTTCCTGTGGTTCTTCAATCCGGAATTCGGCGTGCTCAACGCCGGCCTGCGGTTCCTCCACCTGCCCCCCTCGCAGTGGGTGTACGCGCCCGGCACCGCGCTGCCGTCATTGATCCTGATGAGCCTGTGGAGCGTCGGGGGGACGATGATCATCTTCCTCGCGGGGCTGCAGGACGTGCCGCAGCATTTGTACGAGGCGGTGGACATCGACGGCGGCGCCAGCCGGCACAAAGCGCTGCACGTCACCATCCCCATGATCACCCCGGTCATTCTCTTCAACCTCGTGCTGAGTCTGATCCACGGCCTGCAGGCGTTCACCCAGGCCTACGTCATGACGCAGGGCGGCCCCAACAACGCGACCCTGTTCTACGTCTTCTATCTGTACCGGAGCGCGTTCGCCGACGGGCAGATGGGCTATGCTGCGGCGATGGCGTGGATCCTGTTCGTGATCATCGCGGCGCTCACGGCACTCATCTTCCGCTCGTCGCGCGTGTGGGTCTACTACGAGGGCGAGCGATGACGATCGCACCCGCGGCGCCGGTCGCGGAACGCCCCGCGGTCCGTCCCCGCCCGCGCCGCCGGGCCGCGGCGGTGCGGGCCGCGGTCTACCTCCTGTGCGCCGGCGGCGGGGTGCTGTCGCTGCTGCCGTTCGTCTGGATGGTGCGCAGTTCGGTGATGGAACCGGTGCAGATCTTCGCCTATCCGCCTCAGTGGATTCCCCATCCACTCCGGATCGCCAACTACCGGGAGGCGTTCACCGACGTCCCGTCGCTCCGCTATCT is a window encoding:
- a CDS encoding sugar ABC transporter substrate-binding protein translates to MKRVRPAITRKRFLQLAGASAAGSMLGALGSGRPVRTARAAGSKVELRFVFWGSINERNGVEHMIDSFNTAHPDIHVTPQYIPTTGDTYTEKLTAMLASGDPPDAAYVTGAVAFAYAQAGRLMDLSKYVKADPSQLLPNAFYRFGNQVVGSSIGEISVLYYSKDLFDAAKVPHPPADPKDAWGWDQFLEIARKLTRDRNGKDATSPRFDPNNIATYGISINTAPTSYLPLVWSNYGNFANDLGTRLTLSDPQAVEPIQRLAELIHKYHVAPTPAASSQMPATEILMQSRRVAMDLNGHWKVLDYSHVNGLRWDMGALPRFKRPATLLVASARVIFAATKHPDEAYQFYRYHIDPKAVDLFKDGLWMPPQREYYDNSAMTDAWLSGKPGVYPPGAKALLPAYVKRYIPHQAPEYWLRNLQQIYAKAVVPAFDLVWTGKASAKQAMEQAAADAKPLMQGRWN
- a CDS encoding sugar ABC transporter permease — its product is MHRHETAWAWLFVAPAVLGFVLFAIGPIAASLVMSFTDWPIISAPSWVGAGNYLRLFLRDPLFWTSLKVTVVYAACSVPLGMAVAFGLAVLLNQRIRGLGLFRTVFYLPSIFPVVASSVLFLWFFNPEFGVLNAGLRFLHLPPSQWVYAPGTALPSLILMSLWSVGGTMIIFLAGLQDVPQHLYEAVDIDGGASRHKALHVTIPMITPVILFNLVLSLIHGLQAFTQAYVMTQGGPNNATLFYVFYLYRSAFADGQMGYAAAMAWILFVIIAALTALIFRSSRVWVYYEGER